One Anaerolineae bacterium DNA segment encodes these proteins:
- a CDS encoding pentapeptide repeat-containing protein encodes MRTEVTQARFVQAKLVQAKLAQAKLVQAKLAQAKLAQAKLAQAKLAQAKLAQAKLVQAKLAHHSEFYLTPPTCTS; translated from the coding sequence TTGAGGACAGAAGTCACTCAGGCAAGATTCGTCCAGGCAAAACTCGTCCAGGCGAAACTCGCCCAGGCGAAACTCGTCCAGGCGAAACTCGCCCAGGCGAAACTCGCCCAGGCGAAACTCGCCCAGGCGAAACTCGCCCAGGCGAAACTCGCCCAGGCGAAACTCGTCCAGGCGAAACTCGCCCATCATTCTGAATTCTACCTTACCCCCCCCACATGCACAAGTTAA